Proteins found in one Prochlorococcus marinus CUG1433 genomic segment:
- a CDS encoding HupE/UreJ family protein: MFVLANVQIVKNVHHAKIINLNRKMNSKNFFHKNLKVSLIIFPVYLFFISIYNPVFAHHPFGMGESSTLTSWQGFISGIGHPLLGPDHLLFILAISLIGLRFPKKWILPLLGFGLIGSAIAQILSLPEFMIPYAEALVSLSLVLESLIILGYLPSSLLLPMISLHGYLIGGAIIGAEQSPLLSYFLGIFIGQGSLLLIVLYLSEHIGKILKNKNLVSGILIGIGAAFSWVALID, encoded by the coding sequence GTGTTTGTCCTTGCGAATGTACAGATTGTGAAGAATGTTCACCATGCAAAGATCATTAATTTAAATAGAAAAATGAATTCTAAAAATTTTTTTCATAAGAACTTAAAAGTCTCTTTAATAATCTTCCCTGTATATTTGTTTTTTATTAGTATCTATAATCCAGTATTTGCTCATCATCCATTTGGTATGGGTGAGAGTTCCACATTAACTTCCTGGCAGGGATTTATCAGTGGTATTGGTCATCCCTTATTAGGTCCAGACCATCTCCTTTTTATTTTGGCAATAAGTCTTATTGGATTGAGATTCCCAAAAAAATGGATATTACCTTTATTAGGTTTTGGTTTAATTGGAAGTGCTATTGCGCAAATTTTGTCATTGCCAGAATTTATGATTCCCTACGCAGAAGCATTAGTATCTTTAAGCTTAGTTTTAGAAAGTTTGATAATTTTGGGCTATTTACCTAGCTCATTACTTTTACCCATGATCTCTTTGCATGGTTACTTGATAGGAGGTGCAATTATTGGTGCTGAGCAAAGTCCTCTATTAAGTTACTTTTTAGGAATATTTATAGGGCAAGGATCTTTGCTCTTAATAGTCCTATACTTATCAGAGCATATTGGAAAAATTTTAAAGAATAAAAATTTGGTTTCGGGAATTTTAATCGGTATTGGAGCAGCCTTTTCATGGGTCGCACTTATTGATTAA